A DNA window from Acidimicrobiia bacterium contains the following coding sequences:
- a CDS encoding AMP-binding protein — MWELREPPPEVSARYEAEGLWDGATLPALLDADLRAGADSVFRIWSSSRSYEGTVGAVADLGRRFAAGLSARGIGTGDVVAFQLPNWKEAAATFWGLAHLGAVLVPVVHFYGPHELGYILTESGARALVTTTGFGHLDYRAGFESLGPTTPDLGLVVVVGGEGTGPPAERFVRDGVDAVAFDELSATDPMERPADVDPCEPAVIGYTSGTTAAPKGVIHTHRTITAEARQLASIQARGDRAALVGAPVAHAIGMLAGLLLPLRRGQDVHLADVWDPGMVLAGMLEADLTAGSGSTFFCQSLIDHPDFGQAHLDRMRFIGLGGSPVPDAVTDRLTDLGISATRSYGSTEHPSTTGSTHDAPVGQRCHTDGIPLEGVEVRIVDEHGEDVATGTPGEVWSRGPDLFGGYTDPALTEAAITSDGWYRTGDIGVLDGRGALTITDRLKDVIIRGGENVSPAEVEDLLARMPGVVEVAVVAAPDERLGEHACAFVRMLPEAPVPDLAAVRSHLGEQGLARQKWPEDLRVVDDLPRTPTGKVKKYELREMFGG; from the coding sequence ATGTGGGAACTGCGTGAGCCGCCACCGGAGGTTTCGGCGCGCTACGAAGCCGAGGGCCTGTGGGACGGGGCCACCCTTCCCGCGCTGCTCGACGCCGACCTGCGGGCCGGTGCCGACTCGGTGTTCCGCATCTGGTCATCGAGCCGGTCCTACGAGGGAACCGTCGGGGCGGTCGCCGACCTGGGGCGCCGCTTCGCCGCCGGGCTGTCGGCGCGCGGGATCGGCACCGGCGATGTCGTCGCGTTCCAGCTGCCGAACTGGAAGGAGGCCGCGGCGACCTTCTGGGGCCTGGCTCACCTCGGGGCCGTTCTGGTTCCCGTCGTGCACTTCTACGGGCCCCACGAGCTCGGCTACATCCTCACGGAGTCGGGTGCGCGGGCACTCGTGACCACGACGGGCTTCGGCCACCTCGACTACCGGGCCGGCTTCGAGTCGCTCGGGCCGACGACACCCGATCTCGGGCTCGTGGTCGTGGTCGGGGGTGAGGGCACGGGGCCCCCTGCCGAGCGCTTTGTGCGCGACGGCGTCGACGCTGTGGCATTCGACGAGCTGTCGGCCACCGACCCGATGGAGCGGCCCGCCGACGTCGACCCGTGTGAACCTGCGGTGATCGGCTACACGTCCGGCACCACGGCCGCGCCCAAGGGCGTGATCCACACGCACCGTACGATCACGGCCGAGGCCCGCCAGCTCGCGTCGATCCAGGCTCGCGGCGACCGCGCCGCCCTCGTGGGGGCACCCGTCGCGCACGCCATCGGCATGCTCGCCGGGCTCCTCCTCCCGCTGCGCCGCGGACAGGACGTGCACCTCGCCGACGTGTGGGATCCCGGCATGGTCCTCGCCGGGATGCTCGAGGCCGACCTCACGGCGGGGAGCGGCTCGACGTTCTTCTGCCAGAGCCTCATCGACCATCCCGACTTCGGCCAAGCGCATCTCGACCGAATGCGGTTCATCGGCCTCGGGGGCTCGCCGGTGCCCGATGCGGTCACCGACCGGCTCACCGACCTCGGCATCAGCGCAACGCGCTCCTACGGCTCCACGGAGCATCCGTCGACAACGGGCAGCACGCACGACGCTCCCGTCGGGCAGCGGTGCCACACCGACGGTATTCCCCTCGAGGGTGTCGAGGTCCGGATCGTCGACGAGCACGGGGAGGACGTAGCGACAGGGACTCCCGGCGAGGTCTGGAGCCGCGGCCCGGACCTCTTCGGCGGCTACACCGACCCGGCCCTCACCGAGGCCGCCATCACATCTGACGGGTGGTACCGCACGGGTGACATCGGTGTTCTCGACGGCCGTGGCGCCCTGACGATCACCGACCGGTTGAAGGACGTCATCATCCGCGGTGGTGAGAACGTCTCACCGGCGGAGGTGGAGGATCTCCTGGCACGGATGCCCGGCGTGGTGGAGGTGGCCGTCGTGGCCGCCCCCGACGAACGCCTCGGTGAGCATGCCTGCGCCTTCGTGCGAATGCTCCCCGAAGCCCCGGTGCCCGACCTCGCTGCCGTCCGCTCGCACCTCGGCGAGCAGGGCCTGGCCCGGCAGAAGTGGCCCGAAGACCTGCGCGTGGTCGACGACCTCCCTCGCACCCCCACGGGCAAGGTGAAGAAGTACGAGTTGCGGGAGATGTTCGGAGGCTGA